Genomic segment of Citrus sinensis cultivar Valencia sweet orange chromosome 7, DVS_A1.0, whole genome shotgun sequence:
GTGAGCAGGTATGTCTTTAAGCTCTATTTAGAAGCATTAGCATACTATTAAGCATCATTCACATAGTAATATCAGCTTCATTACagctcattttattttcagattGGTTTTTTGTTACAGCTCATTTTATCATGCTTGTTATGAGGTTTATGTGTTTGATTGCAAAACTTAATTtgtaactttgaaataaaatgattgatGTAGAAAGCTTATTAACTCTACAGTTTAAGGAATGTTGAAAATAGATAGTTCGATATATACAAATTGCTGATCAGATGGTTTTGAGTGCTAGAGTGCATTGCCAAGAAAGTGGTGAGGAAAGCTCGGAAACGGAATCAATTTATGCTCTTAAATGTCACATATCACATGAGGTGAACCATTTGCATGAAGGACTAAAGCATGTAAGTGACATCAGCTGACGATCATACAATGCCTCTTCCCTTTTGTTTGTGATAATGTGGAGTTGTATTACGTCAAATGATATAATTGTCTGGGTGCAACACTGTAGTTTCAATGAGTTCTTTCCTTGACTAGATCTTGTTATATATGCATACACGCGCgtgcgcacacacacacacactcacacaCTCACATCCCCTTGTTGTCTCAAATGAACCAAGAACAAGCTGTCTGCAGAAATATGATCgtcaaaagaaaacaaaggaCCCATACAAAGCATAAATTGTGCAGTACGTTTGAGTATCATCCCTTGCTGATGTCTTTAACTTGTATTAGGCTGTCTACTTCGCTTTGTCACTATTATTACTTTTGATACGGATGAAAGGATCATGTGACTGTTAGGTTCTTCGAATGTCCATCCTGTATCTGAAAACAGTCTTGTAAGCTTTGATTGAttgctttgaaatatttagTATATGAAGCTTTGACATTCACAAActtacctttttttctttcagctGAATAACACTTTTAGTCTCTTCATTTTGGAATGTGAATCTTTCTATAACAACCATGAAGTGACCCCTATCCTATCTTCTACTGCTGTGGCATAACCTTCGAAATTTATGTCTGTAGTCAACGCCTGTTATATTGCCCGTTCTTTCATGATTTCTACATGGAGTGATCATTAtacctttttttaattgattaacctctaatcaatatgttaatcttcttatttttatgatgCATGTAGGGTTTGAAATCAGAACTGGAGAAGGCTTCTCCTGCCTTGGGTCGTAGTGCAGTTTACTTGAAAGAGTCTTGTATTAATGGCTTGCCTAGGTAACAAATcacttgttttcattttattttcttgactGTGCATTCTCCCTGATGGTTCCAATTCACCACCAAATGTTCTTAGAGAATCTAACTATATGGCTCTTTCCATCAATGTTTTGACCCACTCTGCAATGGTTCAGAAGTCTGAAGCTGATTTAGCTTTTGTCTTTCTTGTTTATATTTTGACATGTTATATGAGATGGACCAAAATTTTcacatataatttttctttttaaaggtACTTGACCATTCAGTTTGTTCGCTTTTTCTGGAAGAGGGAGTCAAACCAGAAAGCCAAGATTTTGAGGGTATTctggttttcttttctttttctattactTATCAaaggattaattttttcacatgTTTGTACAAAAggaatattatttaattccaaatattACTATCTGTGGCACAAtcatttgatttgaagtctAAAATGCTATTGTGACGCATACCCTTTTTTGGCATAAGCATTTGATTTATGACATATTTGAAATGTGTCTTGAGAATCTCAGAAAGTGGATTACCCGCTGGAGTTGGATGTTTACGATTTCTGTTCTGATGATCTTCGCAAAAAATTGGATGCCCCTCGTCAGGTATCTGCGTGTCTTTTGTTCCAGTGAGTTTTATATTAAGTCATTATTCAtgaatggtaacaaaattgtTGAATTCTCAGAAACTAAGGGATGAGGAGGGTAAAAAGCTTGGTTTAAAAAAAGGTGGTGAGAAGAGCTCTAATTCGAAGGATAATGACGTCAAAATGACAGAAGCCGAGGTGATTTAACTGTTACTTATGCAGATGAACTCATAATCATATGCTATGTGGATTTGTTTGttatgaacttttttttttttttgcaaagcAGGGATCAGCATCAAATGGAAGTGGAGAATCATCAGTAGCTTCATCTCAAGATGGTAAAAACTTGATTCACCTTTATCATAGTGATGGGGTGTGCTTGTTCTGCATTTCATTCATAATATGTGGAACATAaaccatatatataattacctCACAACTCAAGTGCACTAACATCAAACACATTCCTTCAACTATCTGATTGCTCTGTCTACCTCAGGGGTTACTACTGACACTGACAAGGAAACACATCTAACTGGAATCTACGATCTGGTTGCTGTGCTGACCCACAAGGGTAGGAGTGCTGATTCAGGGCATTATGTTGCTTGGGTGAAGCAAGAAAGTGGTAAGTTTTTTGGCTGATTTGTACGGTAATTTTgcaatgtatttattttgtttttgtttttgtttttgtttagttGTTAAACTGACTGTTGTTAATCACAGGAAAATGGATTgaatatgatgatgataatcCCCTTCCTCAGCGAGAGGAAGACATCACTAAACTGTCTGGAGGAGGTAAGCTGAGCCTCAtggaaaattttatcttaGCTTGTGGGTTGTGAGCAGCTATATATGTAcattagatatttaaaaatattattctaatgaaatttatgtttttctttcaGGTGATTGGCATATGGCATACATTTGCATGTACAAGGCTCGTTCCATCTCCATGTAGTCCGATTTAgctttcaaatcaatttgggAGAGGTtgatctttgattttaaatcaCGGAAACTTTGGTagtttgaaaattgaattgtGAATTGGTCAATAGATCCTTACAGAATTGTGTTGTACTGCTAAAACTGTGCCGTATATATCTTATTTATAACTATACTTTTAGGGcgcgttttttttttctttccccaATTGATTGAATTTCAGAAAATGGGACATTCCTTAAAAGTTGATTTTACATTTCATTGAAATTAGAATTTCTCTTTAAATGTGTTTGGGAGTTTTAAAGTAGTTCCTGATTgctatttcttttatttatttatttttctttttaccgGCTAGCAGCagaattttctatttttagttCGATTTCTCTGATGAAAAACCCTCGGGTCGTTTGACACCTGTCCAGGCCGTTAAACGAACGACGTTTCATTCATCATTTGCCTTTCTAAAGTGAGTTGGTCGGTATCTTAGTGGCCTCGCGAACGACGTGCATATCAAGTGGATGTCTTGTGTTTGGTTGTCTGATGCCATATGCCGatattctttgttttgttGGCAAACGAATAAATCGTCCAACCTTTTGTCAATTGGATTTAGGATTTGTTAATGATTCCTTCATGGTGGGCATTACCGACCACA
This window contains:
- the LOC102619927 gene encoding ubiquitin carboxyl-terminal hydrolase 6-like, whose protein sequence is MLTVSVKWQKEVFSNVEIDTSQTPYVFKCQLYDLTGVPPERQKIMVKGGLLKDDSDWSMLGVKQGQRLMMMGTADEIVKAPEKGPVFVEDLPEEEQVLSLGHSAGLFNLGNTCYMNSTIQCLHSVPELKSALIKYSQSGRSNDVDQSSHMLTVATSELFNDLDKSVKPVAPMQFWMLLRKKYPQFGQLHNGTFMQQDAEECWTQLLYTLSQSLRSVNASEIPDTVKALFGIDIVSRVHCQESGEESSETESIYALKCHISHEVNHLHEGLKHGLKSELEKASPALGRSAVYLKESCINGLPRYLTIQFVRFFWKRESNQKAKILRKVDYPLELDVYDFCSDDLRKKLDAPRQKLRDEEGKKLGLKKGGEKSSNSKDNDVKMTEAEGSASNGSGESSVASSQDGVTTDTDKETHLTGIYDLVAVLTHKGRSADSGHYVAWVKQESGKWIEYDDDNPLPQREEDITKLSGGGDWHMAYICMYKARSISM